In the Phaseolus vulgaris cultivar G19833 chromosome 7, P. vulgaris v2.0, whole genome shotgun sequence genome, one interval contains:
- the LOC137828895 gene encoding 29 kDa ribonucleoprotein A, chloroplastic, translating to MSTSAASLALPTLTLRTRYPASSPKCFSSSLSLTPNTKPISISNVFLKPTLSLSSRFLPRVAVSSEYDQEEGTFSSGQSFSPDLKLFVGNLPFSVDSAQLAEIFENAGNVEVVEVIYDKTTGRSRGFGFVTMSSVEEVEAAVQQFNGYELDGRALKVNAGPPPARNESTSRFRSSPPRGGGGDFSDSENKVHVSNLAWGVDNGTLESFFGEYGKVLEARVIYDRDSGRSRGFGFVTYSSADEVSSAIQSLDGVDLNGRAIRVALADSKPRRPRGF from the exons ATGTCTACCTCTGCAGCTTCTCTTGCACTCCCCACTCTCACTCTCCGAACACGCTACCCTGCATCTTCTCCAAAATGTTTCTCCTCCTCTCTCTCCCTCACCCCTAATACCAAACCCATCTCCATTTCTAACGTTTTCCTAAAACCCACCTTATCCCTCTCCTCGCGCTTCCTTCCCCGCGTCGCTGTCTCCTCCGAGTACGACCAGGAAGAGGGCACCTTCAGCTCCGGCCAGAGCTTCTCCCCCGACCTTAAGCTCTTTGTCGGAAACCTTCCCTTCAGCGTAGACAGCGCGCAGCTCGCCGAGATCTTCGAGAATGCTGGGAATGTGGAGGTGGTTGAG GTGATTTATGATAAGACGACCGGGAGAAGCAGAGGATTTGGGTTTGTGACCATGTCTTCGGTTGAGGAGGTTGAAGCGGCTGTTCAGCAGTTCAATGGATAT GAACTGGATGGAAGGGCCTTGAAAGTGAATGCTGGGCCACCTCCGGCTCGGAATGAGAGTACCTCTCGTTTTAGAAGTTCTCCCCCcagaggtggtggtggtgatttTTCAGATAGTgaaaacaaagtccatgtaagTAATCTTGCTTGGGGTGTTGACAATGGAACACTGGAGTCATTCTTTGGGGAATACGGAAAGGTCCTGGAAGCAAGAGTAATCTATGACAGGGACAGTGGACGATCAAGAGGCTTTGGATTTGTTACTTACAGTAGTGCAGATGAGGTCAGCAGTGCAATTCAGTCCTTGGATGGTGTG GACTTGAATGGCAGAGCTATACGAGTCGCATTAGCTGATTCCAAGCCCAGGCGGCCTCGTGGATTTTAA